From the genome of Danio rerio strain Tuebingen ecotype United States chromosome 2, GRCz12tu, whole genome shotgun sequence, one region includes:
- the slc39a6 gene encoding zinc transporter ZIP6 (The RefSeq protein has 2 substitutions compared to this genomic sequence) produces the protein MMTFLCTRSGRRASGVECRIAAERAYFRVRGLPVANMIGWWPRLCPVMSLALLWACSVGAGSDCKSVAIETDSRIAEQTQQRHLQALFDKYGQNGSISLEGLFNLLKGVGLDRIRKVMVHHPGNAHNHTHTHDHTHTHVDKLTAHTHPVTTKKGDMDHSVEKSDPVPKAQPDPASGKKSQSDAHHNLYMKMNQESTTALTTPSYVTRSRRTNRSADYDFTQDHASFSPSQPNVTHSNHTHHDEDTPTHQHDDHDEHEHARASLGCQNASTILQTHGMRKEASLSVKDFSFLCPALLMQIDSKSCIVHEDEDEHSDHSHHHKHHHHHHDHQHLQHPHNHTNGRGQRNTPVYIAWLGGFLSITLISLLALVGVVLIPLMNRVCFNFLLSFLVALAVGTLSGDALLHLIPHSQGHHHHGHSEEHAEEEDSLRPVWTGLTALSGVYIMFLIEHFLTLGKMYKDKNQKVQKRVDLTTEVLESEKLPSLEENDVKIEAAETNGGRALAEEEEVMLGAELYNDIDCENKCHSHFHDTVGQSDEQHHHHHDYHHILHHHHSQNHHPHTHTHRHTHSYSQQHFEQAGVATLAWMVIMGDGLHNFSDGLAIGAAFTEGLSSGLSTSVAVFCHELPHELGDFAVLLKAGMSVRQAMLYNLLSALMGYLGMIIGILIGHYAENVATWIFALTAGLFMYVALVDMVPEMLHNDASEAGFSHYGFFLLQNAGILLGFGIMLIIAVFEDRIQLDLGY, from the exons ATGATGACGTTTCTTTGCACACGGTCTGGTCGCCGTGCTAGTGGTGTGGAGTGCAGAATCGCCGCTGAACGCGCTTACTTTCGAGCGCGTGGACTCCCG GTTGCCAATATGATTGGCTGGTGGCCACGCCTCTGCCCAGTGATGTCACTGGCACTGCTGTGGGCGTGTTCAGTGGGGGCGGGTTCAGACTGCAAATCTGTGGCCATTGAGACTGACAGCCGCATAGCAGAACAAACACAGCAGCGTCACCTACAGGCTCTGTTCGACAAGTATGGCCAGAACGGCAGCATCTCCCTAGAAGGCCTCTTCAACCTACTTAAAGGGGTCGGGCTTGACCGCATCCGGAAAGTGATGGTGCATCATCCTGGAAATGcccataatcacacacacacgcatgatcacacacacactcatgtggaCAAACTCACGGCGCACACACATCCGGTCACCACCAAGAAGGGAGACATGGATCACAGCGTGGAGAAGAGTGACCCTGTCCCAAAAGCACAGCCAGATCCTGCCTCTGGGAAGAAAAGCCAGTCAGATGCGCATCACAACCTGTACATGAAGATGAACCAGGAATCCACCACAGCTTTGACTACGCCGTCATATGTTACCAGATCACGGCGGACCAATCGCAGCGCCGATTATGATTTTACACAGGACCACGCCTCCTTTAGCCCCAGTCAGCCCAATGTGACACACTCAAACCACACCCATCATGATGAGGACACGCCCACACACCAGCATGATGACCATGATGAGCACGAACATGGCCGTGCTAGTTTAGGG TGTCAAAATGCCTCCACGATCCTGCAGACGCATGGCATGAGAAAGGAAGCAAGTCTCTCAGTAAAGGACTTTAGTTTCCTCTGCCCTGCTCTTCTCATGCAGATTGATTCCAAGTCTTGCATCGTGCATGAAGACGAGGACGAGCATTCAG ATCATTCCCATCATCACaaacaccaccaccatcatcatgaTCACCAACACCTGCAGCATCCACATAACCACACCAATGGAAGAGGCCAGAGGAACACTCCAGTCTACATCG CATGGCTTGGAGGGTTTCTCTCCATCACTCTGATCAGTTTGCTGGCGTTGGTTGGTGTGGTTTTGATCCCACTCATGAACAGAGTTTGCTTCAACTTCCTGCTGAGCTTCCTGGTGGCCCTTGCAGTGGGCACTCTGAGCGGAGACGCTCTCCTCCACCTCATACCACAT TCTCAGGGTCATCACCATCACGGCCACTCTGAAGAGCACGCTGAAGAGGAGGACTCCCTTCGCCCTGTGTGGACCGGACTCACAGCTCTAAGTGGAGTTTACATCATGTTCCTCATCGAACACTTCCTGACCCTTGGCAAAATGTACAAAGACAAAAACCAGAAG GTGCAGAAGAGGGTTGATCTCACCACAGAAGTTTTGGAGTCTGAGAAACTGCCATCATTAGAAGAAAATGATGTCAAAATTGAAG CTGCTGAAACGAATGGTGGGCGTGCACTggcagaggaggaggaggtgatgtTGGGGGCGGAGCTCTACAACGACATAGACTGCGAGAACAAATGCCACTCCCACTTCCATGACACGGTCGGCCAATCGGATgagcagcatcatcatcatcacgacTACCACCACATACTGCATCATCACCACTCCCAGAACCACcacccgcacacacacacgcacagacacacacactcctactCGCAGCAGCACTTTGAGCAGGCTGGTGTGGCCACACTCGCCTGGATGGTCATCATGGGAGACGGACTGCACAACTTCAGTGATGGACTTGCCATAG gGGCGGCTTTCACAGAAGGTTTGTCAAGTGGTCTTAGTACCTCAGTCGCTGTGTTCTGCCATGAGCTTCCTCATGAACTCG GTGATTTTGCCGTCCTACTGAAAGCCGGTATGTCAGTTCGACAGGCCATGCTGTATAATCTGCTGTCAGCACTGATGGGATATCTGGGCATGATCATCGGGATTCTCATCGGACATTATGCTGAAAATGTTGCCACATGGATCTTTGCTCTCACAGCTGGGTTATTCATGTACGTCGCGCTCGTGGACATG GTACCTGAGATGCTGCACAATGACGCGAGCGAAGCAGGTTTCAGTCACTACGGCTTCTTCCTCCTGCAGAACGCTGGGATACTCCTAGGCTTCGGCATCATGCTTATCATTGCTGTCTTTGAGGACAGGATCCAACTGGACTTAGGTTACTGA
- the slc39a6 gene encoding zinc transporter ZIP6 isoform X1, with protein MIGWWPRLCPVMSLALLWACSVGAGSDCKSVAIETDSRIAEQTQQRHLQALFDKYGQNGSISLEGLFNLLKGVGLDRIRKVMVHHPGNAHNHTHTHDHTHTHVDKLTAHTHPVTTKKGDMDHSVEKSDPVPKAQPDPASGKKSQSDAHHNLYMKMNQESTTALTTPSYVTRSRRTNRSADYDFTQDHASFSPSQPNVTHSNHTHHDEDTPTHQHDDHDEHEHGRASLGCQNASTILQTHGMRKEASLSVKDFSFLCPALLMQIDSKSCIVHEDEDEHSDHSHHHKHHHHHHDHQHLQHPHNHTNGRGQRNTPVYIAWLGGFLSITLISLLALVGVVLIPLMNRVCFNFLLSFLVALAVGTLSGDALLHLIPHSQGHHHHGHSEEHAEEEDSLRPVWTGLTALSGVYIMFLIEHFLTLGKMYKDKNQKVQKRVDLTTEVLESEKLPSLEENDVKIEAAETNGGRALAEEEEVMLGAELYNDIDCENKCHSHFHDTVGQSDEQHHHHHDYHHILHHHHSQNHHPHTHTHRHTHSYSQQHFEQAGVATLAWMVIMGDGLHNFSDGLAIGAAFTEGLSSGLSTSVAVFCHELPHELGDFAVLLKAGMSVRQAMLYNLLSALMGYLGMIIGILIGHYAENVATWIFALTAGLFMYVALVDMVPEMLHNDASEAGFSHYGFFLLQNAGILLGFGIMLIIAVFEDRIQLDLGY; from the exons ATGATTGGCTGGTGGCCACGCCTCTGCCCAGTGATGTCACTGGCACTGCTGTGGGCGTGTTCAGTGGGGGCGGGTTCAGACTGCAAATCTGTGGCCATTGAGACTGACAGCCGCATAGCAGAACAAACACAGCAGCGTCACCTACAGGCTCTGTTCGACAAGTATGGCCAGAACGGCAGCATCTCCCTAGAAGGCCTCTTCAACCTACTTAAAGGGGTCGGGCTTGACCGCATCCGGAAAGTGATGGTGCATCATCCTGGAAATGcccataatcacacacacacgcatgatcacacacacactcatgtggaCAAACTCACGGCGCACACACATCCGGTCACCACCAAGAAGGGAGACATGGATCACAGCGTGGAGAAGAGTGACCCTGTCCCAAAAGCACAGCCAGATCCTGCCTCTGGGAAGAAAAGCCAGTCAGATGCGCATCACAACCTGTACATGAAGATGAACCAGGAATCCACCACAGCTTTGACTACGCCGTCATATGTTACCAGATCACGGCGGACCAATCGCAGCGCCGATTATGATTTTACACAGGACCACGCCTCCTTTAGCCCCAGTCAGCCCAATGTGACACACTCAAACCACACCCATCATGATGAGGACACGCCCACACACCAGCATGATGACCATGATGAGCACGAACATGGCCGTGCTAGTTTAGGG TGTCAAAATGCCTCCACGATCCTGCAGACGCATGGCATGAGAAAGGAAGCAAGTCTCTCAGTAAAGGACTTTAGTTTCCTCTGCCCTGCTCTTCTCATGCAGATTGATTCCAAGTCTTGCATCGTGCATGAAGACGAGGACGAGCATTCAG ATCATTCCCATCATCACaaacaccaccaccatcatcatgaTCACCAACACCTGCAGCATCCACATAACCACACCAATGGAAGAGGCCAGAGGAACACTCCAGTCTACATCG CATGGCTTGGAGGGTTTCTCTCCATCACTCTGATCAGTTTGCTGGCGTTGGTTGGTGTGGTTTTGATCCCACTCATGAACAGAGTTTGCTTCAACTTCCTGCTGAGCTTCCTGGTGGCCCTTGCAGTGGGCACTCTGAGCGGAGACGCTCTCCTCCACCTCATACCACAT TCTCAGGGTCATCACCATCACGGCCACTCTGAAGAGCACGCTGAAGAGGAGGACTCCCTTCGCCCTGTGTGGACCGGACTCACAGCTCTAAGTGGAGTTTACATCATGTTCCTCATCGAACACTTCCTGACCCTTGGCAAAATGTACAAAGACAAAAACCAGAAG GTGCAGAAGAGGGTTGATCTCACCACAGAAGTTTTGGAGTCTGAGAAACTGCCATCATTAGAAGAAAATGATGTCAAAATTGAAG CTGCTGAAACGAATGGTGGGCGTGCACTggcagaggaggaggaggtgatgtTGGGGGCGGAGCTCTACAACGACATAGACTGCGAGAACAAATGCCACTCCCACTTCCATGACACGGTCGGCCAATCGGATgagcagcatcatcatcatcacgacTACCACCACATACTGCATCATCACCACTCCCAGAACCACcacccgcacacacacacgcacagacacacacactcctactCGCAGCAGCACTTTGAGCAGGCTGGTGTGGCCACACTCGCCTGGATGGTCATCATGGGAGACGGACTGCACAACTTCAGTGATGGACTTGCCATAG gGGCGGCTTTCACAGAAGGTTTGTCAAGTGGTCTTAGTACCTCAGTCGCTGTGTTCTGCCATGAGCTTCCTCATGAACTCG GTGATTTTGCCGTCCTACTGAAAGCCGGTATGTCAGTTCGACAGGCCATGCTGTATAATCTGCTGTCAGCACTGATGGGATATCTGGGCATGATCATCGGGATTCTCATCGGACATTATGCTGAAAATGTTGCCACATGGATCTTTGCTCTCACAGCTGGGTTATTCATGTACGTCGCGCTCGTGGACATG GTACCTGAGATGCTGCACAATGACGCGAGCGAAGCAGGTTTCAGTCACTACGGCTTCTTCCTCCTGCAGAACGCTGGGATACTCCTAGGCTTCGGCATCATGCTTATCATTGCTGTCTTTGAGGACAGGATCCAACTGGACTTAGGTTACTGA
- the slc39a6 gene encoding zinc transporter ZIP6 isoform X2 produces MMTFLCTRSGRRASGVECRIAAERAYFRARGLPVANMIGWWPRLCPVMSLALLWACSVGAGSDCKSVAIETDSRIAEQTQQRHLQALFDKYGQNGSISLEGLFNLLKGVGLDRIRKVMVHHPGNAHNHTHTHDHTHTHVDKLTAHTHPVTTKKGDMDHSVEKSDPVPKAQPDPASGKKSQSDAHHNLYMKMNQESTTALTTPSYVTRSRRTNRSADYDFTQDHASFSPSQPNVTHSNHTHHDEDTPTHQHDDHDEHEHGRASLGCQNASTILQTHGMRKEASLSVKDFSFLCPALLMQIDSKSCIVHEDEDEHSDHSHHHKHHHHHHDHQHLQHPHNHTNGRGQRNTPVYIAWLGGFLSITLISLLALVGVVLIPLMNRVCFNFLLSFLVALAVGTLSGDALLHLIPHVRHKKLTLVLLSLNLQTKAC; encoded by the exons ATGATGACGTTTCTTTGCACACGGTCTGGTCGCCGTGCTAGTGGTGTGGAGTGCAGAATCGCCGCTGAACGCGCTTACTTTCGAGCGCGTGGACTCCCG GTTGCCAATATGATTGGCTGGTGGCCACGCCTCTGCCCAGTGATGTCACTGGCACTGCTGTGGGCGTGTTCAGTGGGGGCGGGTTCAGACTGCAAATCTGTGGCCATTGAGACTGACAGCCGCATAGCAGAACAAACACAGCAGCGTCACCTACAGGCTCTGTTCGACAAGTATGGCCAGAACGGCAGCATCTCCCTAGAAGGCCTCTTCAACCTACTTAAAGGGGTCGGGCTTGACCGCATCCGGAAAGTGATGGTGCATCATCCTGGAAATGcccataatcacacacacacgcatgatcacacacacactcatgtggaCAAACTCACGGCGCACACACATCCGGTCACCACCAAGAAGGGAGACATGGATCACAGCGTGGAGAAGAGTGACCCTGTCCCAAAAGCACAGCCAGATCCTGCCTCTGGGAAGAAAAGCCAGTCAGATGCGCATCACAACCTGTACATGAAGATGAACCAGGAATCCACCACAGCTTTGACTACGCCGTCATATGTTACCAGATCACGGCGGACCAATCGCAGCGCCGATTATGATTTTACACAGGACCACGCCTCCTTTAGCCCCAGTCAGCCCAATGTGACACACTCAAACCACACCCATCATGATGAGGACACGCCCACACACCAGCATGATGACCATGATGAGCACGAACATGGCCGTGCTAGTTTAGGG TGTCAAAATGCCTCCACGATCCTGCAGACGCATGGCATGAGAAAGGAAGCAAGTCTCTCAGTAAAGGACTTTAGTTTCCTCTGCCCTGCTCTTCTCATGCAGATTGATTCCAAGTCTTGCATCGTGCATGAAGACGAGGACGAGCATTCAG ATCATTCCCATCATCACaaacaccaccaccatcatcatgaTCACCAACACCTGCAGCATCCACATAACCACACCAATGGAAGAGGCCAGAGGAACACTCCAGTCTACATCG CATGGCTTGGAGGGTTTCTCTCCATCACTCTGATCAGTTTGCTGGCGTTGGTTGGTGTGGTTTTGATCCCACTCATGAACAGAGTTTGCTTCAACTTCCTGCTGAGCTTCCTGGTGGCCCTTGCAGTGGGCACTCTGAGCGGAGACGCTCTCCTCCACCTCATACCACATGTAAGACACAAAAAACTTACATTAGTACT TTTGTCACTCAATTTGCAAACAAAAGCATGTTAA